A region from the Xenopus laevis strain J_2021 chromosome 4S, Xenopus_laevis_v10.1, whole genome shotgun sequence genome encodes:
- the LOC108715100 gene encoding putative defense protein 3, translating into MAQPLQNLLILLCALLPKYTDAFSNGKVTSVCASMLPSHGAAPQASDPPYTLVSSKDTYNHGEKITVSLSTTATNMIKGFLVQARTTNGDTLVGSFEVSNPDVQTLDCTNPADAVSHTGSTSKSNIQVMWKAPDVLTGNIMFRATVVKSEKTFWTNVVSKALTYNAESNSTVTGVNGTATGGSGTGTTSLGSPNSGSRLSDPFTFVLMLGILTVIAFLLGI; encoded by the exons ATGGCGCAACCATTACAGAACTTGTTGATCCTATTATGTGCCCTTCTACCAAAGTACACTGATGCTTTTTCAAATGGGAAAGTTACAAGTGTTTGTGCCTCAATGCTTCCTTCTCATGGTGCTGCACCTCAAGCCAGCGACCCTCCCTATACTTTGGTCTCATCAAAAGACACCTACAATCATGGAGAAAAAATCACAG TCAGTCTCTCAACTACagcaactaacatgataaaaggTTTCCTGGTTCAAGCTCGGACAACAAATGGTGATACTCTAGTTGGTTCCTTTGAAGTCAGCAACCCAGATGTTCAGACACTGGACTGTACTAACCCTGCA GATGCAGTCAGTCACACTGGTTCCACCTCCAAATCAAATATACAGGTGATGTGGAAGGCCCCTGACGTACTGACTGGAAATATAATGTTTAG GGCCACTGTTGTGAAAAGTGAGAAGACATTCTGGACAAATGTTGTCAGCAAAGCACTAACCTATAATGCAGAGTCGAACAGTACAGTCACAGGTGTAAATGGTACAGCCACAGGCGGAAGTGGTACAGGAACAACTTCACTGGGTTCTCCTAACAGTGGATCCAGACTCTCT GATCCCTTCACGTTTGTGCTCATGTTGGGTATTCTGACTGTGATCGCTTTTCTCCTTGGAATCTGA